A window of Bacteroidota bacterium contains these coding sequences:
- the tatC gene encoding twin-arginine translocase subunit TatC, giving the protein MSFLDHLEALRWHLVRAAIAVFSLAILAFTYREIVFDKIIFAPRHADFWTYVQMCRLSNFLGLGDALCIKNLNFELINTELSGQFTMHMWIAFVAGIILGFPYVIWEIWRFVKPGLKESERKYTTGIVFFTTFLFVIGVVFGYYIIAPLSINFLGNYQISNDVKNMIAMDSFISTITTITLASGIVFELPILVYFLTKIGLMSPEFMRKYRKHAVIVILIVAAVITPSPDITSQLLVAFPLYLLYEISIFVSMYVLKKDKAKQD; this is encoded by the coding sequence ATGTCGTTTCTCGACCATTTGGAAGCTTTGCGCTGGCATTTGGTGCGTGCTGCAATCGCCGTTTTTTCGCTTGCTATCCTCGCTTTCACTTACCGTGAGATAGTATTCGATAAAATTATTTTTGCGCCCCGTCATGCTGATTTTTGGACCTATGTGCAAATGTGCCGCCTGTCTAATTTTTTAGGCTTAGGTGATGCGCTTTGTATCAAAAACCTGAATTTTGAATTAATAAATACTGAACTCTCCGGCCAATTCACCATGCACATGTGGATTGCATTTGTGGCCGGTATAATATTAGGATTTCCTTATGTTATTTGGGAGATATGGCGCTTTGTAAAGCCCGGTTTAAAAGAAAGCGAACGCAAGTATACCACCGGAATCGTTTTTTTTACTACTTTTTTATTTGTGATAGGTGTAGTTTTCGGCTATTACATCATAGCACCATTATCAATTAATTTTTTAGGGAATTATCAAATTAGCAACGATGTAAAAAACATGATTGCAATGGATTCATTCATTTCAACCATCACCACCATAACCCTTGCATCTGGAATCGTGTTTGAGTTGCCCATATTGGTTTATTTTTTAACCAAGATTGGACTTATGTCACCCGAATTTATGCGCAAGTATAGAAAGCATGCAGTAATTGTAATTTTGATTGTGGCAGCTGTTATTACGCCATCTCCGGATATAACGTCACAATTATTAGTTGCATTTCCACTTTACCTGCTTTATGAAATAAGCATATTCGTCTCGATGTATGTGCTTAAAAAGGATAAAGCAAAACAGGATTAA
- a CDS encoding T9SS type A sorting domain-containing protein has translation MKKITLQTLFIAIISLLSISSANAQFHDDFSLPNDTDGLKARGYLPYFRGGALGTAPMWFQGNPNFQPAYNGAPDSFVQSNFNSVAGATGVTIDNWLVLPALNVNIGDAISFYSISVTNSNFPDSIRVMYSDAGDSIPEATTWVQLGNFEVTTSGNWELKTFFVATAGANARFAIRYAVADGGPNGANSDNIGIDEVNVYTPSSVDGGVSQINTASGCGLTNATPIEITISNYGLSKIGNFPVSYSFNGGATITENFNDSIAIGDTAHFVFAATADLSVSGDYAFYSNSGVVADGNTANDGDSAVISNVTVNLTAGDLTEDFEGASLPLGWNTEDVDGTGFTWAISNVGNISAAQSIRAFENNVNGASEDWLFTTCVELQSTNNYKLTFYKRLSLNYAGSLGVYVGTGDNVPAMTQTLEADAAMTGDGIYYEDTLTFTVPTTGTYHIGFKAINSDVTNTIALRLDDVLLHDAGPVGVKEISSDLVSIYPNPSTGLVNFTTVSGSTKIEVYNAMGALVYTESKLAAGKHALDLTNFSKGIYSIKATNGTSVDVKKVTIN, from the coding sequence ATGAAAAAAATTACTTTACAAACTTTATTTATTGCCATTATTTCGCTACTTTCCATTTCATCTGCGAATGCTCAATTTCACGATGATTTTAGTCTTCCTAATGATACAGATGGGTTAAAGGCACGTGGTTACCTTCCTTATTTCCGTGGTGGAGCGCTTGGTACAGCTCCAATGTGGTTTCAAGGAAATCCAAACTTTCAACCTGCTTACAATGGTGCACCTGATTCTTTTGTGCAATCAAATTTTAACTCAGTTGCAGGCGCAACAGGAGTTACAATCGATAATTGGTTAGTTTTACCCGCATTGAATGTTAACATTGGTGATGCTATTTCATTTTATTCCATTAGCGTAACTAATTCAAATTTCCCGGATTCAATTCGTGTAATGTATTCTGATGCAGGAGATTCTATTCCGGAAGCTACTACTTGGGTTCAATTAGGAAACTTTGAAGTAACTACATCAGGTAACTGGGAATTGAAAACATTCTTTGTTGCTACTGCCGGTGCAAATGCACGTTTTGCAATACGTTATGCTGTTGCTGATGGTGGACCAAATGGAGCTAACAGTGATAATATTGGTATCGATGAAGTAAATGTTTACACGCCTTCAAGTGTTGATGGCGGTGTTTCTCAAATTAATACTGCTTCAGGTTGTGGCTTAACAAATGCTACTCCAATTGAAATTACAATTTCAAATTACGGTCTTTCTAAAATTGGAAATTTCCCTGTATCTTATAGCTTTAACGGTGGTGCTACCATTACTGAAAATTTTAACGATTCAATTGCAATTGGCGACACCGCTCATTTCGTTTTTGCTGCTACTGCCGATTTATCAGTTTCAGGTGATTATGCATTTTATTCAAACTCTGGTGTTGTTGCGGATGGAAATACCGCTAACGATGGCGACAGTGCAGTAATTAGCAATGTTACAGTTAACTTAACTGCAGGTGATCTTACCGAAGACTTCGAAGGTGCTTCTCTTCCATTAGGTTGGAATACCGAAGATGTGGATGGAACTGGATTTACTTGGGCTATTTCAAACGTAGGTAATATTTCTGCTGCTCAGTCTATAAGAGCTTTCGAAAATAACGTTAATGGTGCTTCGGAAGATTGGTTGTTTACTACTTGCGTAGAACTTCAATCAACAAATAATTATAAATTAACTTTCTATAAAAGATTATCACTTAATTATGCTGGTTCATTAGGTGTTTATGTGGGTACTGGCGATAACGTTCCTGCAATGACTCAAACCCTTGAAGCAGATGCTGCAATGACAGGTGATGGTATTTATTATGAAGATACTTTAACATTTACAGTTCCTACAACTGGTACTTATCACATAGGTTTTAAAGCTATCAATTCAGATGTAACCAACACTATCGCTTTGCGTTTGGATGATGTTTTATTGCATGATGCTGGTCCAGTTGGCGTGAAAGAAATTTCTTCTGATTTGGTTTCTATTTATCCAAACCCTTCTACAGGTCTTGTTAATTTTACAACCGTTTCAGGTTCAACTAAAATTGAAGTGTACAATGCAATGGGTGCATTGGTGTATACTGAATCAAAACTTGCTGCCGGTAAACATGCACTTGATTTAACTAATTTCTCAAAAGGAATTTATTCTATCAAAGCTACTAACGGAACTTCTGTTGATGTTAAAAAAGTTACCATTAACTAA
- a CDS encoding ABC transporter ATP-binding protein — protein sequence MKALFSLNSYFLKYKFHFFFGILFVSISNLFAIYPAQLTRITIDFVAESKGIYDQYKGSELQSNLFGSFSKVFLLFFVLVVLSSLLKGLFMFFMRQTIIVMSRRVEYDQKNEVFDHYQKLSLSFYKRNNTGDLMARISEDVGQVRMYVGPAIMYSINLLVTFILVIVAMLRIDVELTVYILLPLPFLSYGIYKVSNIINFKSDKIQQQLSRLSSYVQEAFSGIRVLKAFNREKYSGATFESESETYKNLSLNLVKTDAYFQPIVTVLIGLSTLFTIYIGGKQAIAGKISIGNIAEFVMYVNMLTWPVTSLGWVTSIIQRAAASQARINEFLNTAPEIPVSSGEMSNIKESIEFKNVSFKYPDTGIQALSNISFSIKKGESLGIIGRTGSGKSSLANLLCRLYDPQEGEILVDGKNLKSLPVNSYRNQIGYVPQEVFLFSESIKNNIAFGLANELASDERIIAAAKSAVIYDNIVAFPEKFEALLGERGITLSGGQKQRVSIARALLKSPSLLIFDDCLSAVDTETEGKILNNLNREMHGKFSVIISHRVSSVISATHILVLSEGKIVEQGTHAYLLAKKGIYFELYKKQLVSET from the coding sequence TTGAAAGCACTTTTTAGCCTCAATTCTTATTTTTTAAAATACAAATTCCATTTCTTTTTTGGGATTTTATTTGTTTCCATTTCTAACCTTTTTGCTATATACCCTGCTCAGCTCACGCGCATTACCATTGATTTTGTTGCCGAAAGCAAAGGCATATATGATCAGTACAAAGGTTCCGAACTTCAAAGTAATTTATTCGGCAGCTTTTCGAAAGTATTTCTGCTCTTTTTTGTTTTGGTAGTATTATCCTCTCTTTTAAAAGGATTGTTTATGTTTTTTATGCGGCAAACCATTATTGTGATGTCGCGCAGAGTAGAATATGATCAAAAAAACGAAGTATTTGACCATTACCAAAAGCTCAGTTTATCGTTCTACAAGCGCAACAATACAGGAGATTTAATGGCTCGTATCAGCGAGGATGTTGGACAGGTTCGCATGTATGTTGGACCTGCAATCATGTATTCTATAAATTTACTAGTAACTTTTATTCTAGTAATTGTAGCGATGTTGCGCATTGATGTGGAACTTACGGTTTATATTTTGCTACCTCTCCCCTTTCTTTCGTATGGCATTTATAAGGTAAGCAACATCATAAATTTTAAAAGCGATAAAATTCAGCAACAACTTTCGCGCTTATCTTCTTATGTGCAAGAAGCATTCTCAGGCATTCGTGTTTTAAAGGCTTTTAACCGTGAAAAATATTCGGGTGCCACTTTTGAATCTGAAAGTGAAACCTATAAAAATCTTTCGTTGAATCTGGTAAAAACAGATGCCTATTTTCAACCCATTGTAACCGTATTAATTGGTTTAAGTACACTTTTCACTATCTACATTGGCGGGAAGCAAGCTATTGCCGGAAAAATTTCGATTGGAAATATTGCTGAATTTGTGATGTATGTGAACATGCTCACTTGGCCGGTAACTTCACTTGGATGGGTAACCTCAATTATTCAAAGAGCTGCGGCTTCGCAAGCTAGAATTAATGAATTTTTAAATACTGCTCCTGAAATACCTGTAAGTTCAGGAGAAATGAGTAACATTAAAGAAAGCATTGAATTCAAAAACGTTAGTTTTAAGTATCCGGATACCGGTATTCAAGCCCTTTCGAACATCAGCTTTAGTATTAAAAAAGGCGAATCGCTTGGAATAATTGGAAGAACCGGTTCAGGAAAATCGAGTCTGGCGAATTTACTTTGCAGATTGTATGATCCGCAAGAAGGAGAAATATTGGTAGATGGAAAAAATTTAAAAAGCCTTCCTGTAAATTCTTATCGCAATCAAATCGGATATGTGCCGCAAGAAGTTTTCCTTTTTTCAGAATCCATAAAAAACAATATAGCCTTTGGTTTAGCAAACGAACTTGCTTCAGATGAGCGTATAATTGCTGCAGCAAAAAGTGCTGTAATTTATGACAACATTGTGGCCTTTCCCGAAAAGTTTGAAGCCTTATTAGGAGAAAGAGGAATTACCTTATCGGGAGGACAAAAACAACGTGTGTCGATTGCTCGTGCACTGCTTAAATCACCATCGCTTTTAATTTTTGACGATTGCCTTTCGGCTGTGGATACCGAAACGGAAGGAAAAATATTGAACAATCTGAATCGTGAGATGCATGGAAAATTTAGTGTAATCATCAGCCACCGTGTTTCATCCGTAATTAGCGCAACACACATTTTGGTGTTATCCGAAGGTAAAATTGTGGAACAAGGAACACATGCTTATCTCTTGGCAAAAAAGGGTATTTATTTTGAATTGTATAAAAAGCAGTTGGTAAGTGAAACATAA
- a CDS encoding DUF3276 family protein: MEGFDNKDKEEIFSKSVRAGKRTYFFDVKNTKTNDYYLTITESKKQFTDDGKFTFIKHKIFVYKEDFDKFIEGLNEGMNFIRKEQPFTQESFAERRANNADKGIQNSSTDISFEDLDK; the protein is encoded by the coding sequence ATGGAAGGATTTGACAACAAAGACAAAGAAGAAATTTTCTCAAAGTCAGTTAGAGCTGGTAAGCGGACGTATTTTTTTGATGTGAAAAACACCAAGACCAACGATTATTATCTGACCATTACCGAAAGCAAAAAACAATTTACGGACGATGGAAAATTTACTTTCATCAAACATAAAATTTTTGTTTACAAGGAAGATTTTGACAAATTTATTGAAGGGTTAAATGAAGGAATGAACTTTATTCGTAAAGAACAACCTTTCACTCAAGAGTCTTTTGCAGAGCGACGTGCAAACAATGCGGATAAAGGCATTCAAAATTCAAGCACCGACATTAGCTTCGAAGATTTAGATAAATAA
- the rimM gene encoding 16S rRNA processing protein RimM, producing MTKFKNHFYFGTISKAHGLKGEMVVKNLMEDYDLLGDIEGLFLDVNNQLVPYFLRKISYRKKGEAILELEDINSIEATKQLEKKDIYLPESLLPEVDDSFIRYKDMIGFDVEDKKFGNLGKIRNVVPYPQQEIFEIEYNGREILIPANEDFIVEVDTENKLLKIDVPEGLIELYLTDKHSQEE from the coding sequence ATGACAAAATTCAAAAATCACTTTTATTTCGGAACGATCAGCAAAGCACATGGACTTAAAGGCGAAATGGTGGTAAAGAACTTAATGGAAGATTATGATTTGTTGGGTGATATTGAAGGCTTATTTTTAGATGTAAACAATCAATTGGTGCCCTATTTTTTGCGCAAAATTTCATATCGAAAAAAAGGTGAAGCAATACTGGAGTTGGAGGATATTAATTCAATTGAAGCAACCAAACAATTGGAAAAGAAGGACATTTATTTGCCCGAAAGTTTGCTTCCTGAAGTGGACGATAGTTTTATCCGATACAAAGATATGATTGGCTTTGATGTAGAAGATAAAAAATTTGGGAATTTGGGAAAAATACGAAATGTGGTCCCCTATCCTCAGCAAGAAATTTTTGAAATTGAATATAATGGAAGAGAAATTTTAATACCCGCAAATGAAGATTTTATTGTAGAAGTAGATACCGAAAACAAACTACTAAAAATTGATGTTCCGGAGGGTTTGATTGAACTTTATCTTACGGATAAACATTCACAAGAAGAATAA
- a CDS encoding D-2-hydroxyacid dehydrogenase: MKKILANDGIDAQGKSILEKAGFTVVTDKVAQENLAQAINENNYVALTVRSATKVRKDVIDACPNLKLIGRGGVGMDNIDVEYAKSKGIQVVNTPAASSHSVAELVFAGLFNMARFTYDSNREMPAKGDTQFDVLKKKYAKGIELGGKTLGIIGIGRIGQSVAKIALGCGMKVIAHDPFIKSVEVPVFIYGAGNIVSKIDTVSLDEVLEHSDFITLHVPSGKVITKNEIAKMKNGVCLVNASRGGVIDESDLIEALNSGKVAHAALDVFENEPTPRKDILTHPKISLTPHIGAATEEAQERIGIELAEKIIAGLK; this comes from the coding sequence ATGAAAAAAATATTAGCCAACGATGGTATCGACGCACAAGGGAAAAGTATACTGGAAAAAGCCGGTTTTACAGTAGTAACAGATAAAGTTGCACAAGAAAATCTGGCGCAGGCCATTAATGAAAATAATTATGTTGCACTCACCGTTAGAAGTGCCACAAAAGTTCGAAAGGATGTGATTGACGCTTGTCCGAATTTGAAACTTATCGGCCGCGGTGGAGTGGGTATGGATAACATTGATGTGGAATATGCCAAAAGTAAAGGAATTCAAGTAGTGAATACACCTGCTGCCTCCTCTCATTCAGTGGCAGAATTGGTATTTGCAGGACTTTTTAATATGGCACGCTTTACTTACGATAGCAACCGTGAAATGCCGGCAAAAGGCGATACCCAATTTGATGTATTAAAGAAAAAATATGCAAAAGGGATTGAGTTAGGCGGCAAAACGCTTGGCATTATTGGTATTGGCCGCATTGGACAATCGGTTGCCAAAATTGCTTTAGGTTGTGGTATGAAAGTAATCGCACACGATCCATTTATTAAAAGTGTGGAAGTTCCCGTTTTTATTTACGGTGCAGGAAATATCGTTTCTAAAATTGATACAGTTAGTTTAGACGAAGTGCTTGAACATTCCGATTTTATTACGCTTCACGTTCCAAGCGGAAAAGTGATAACTAAAAATGAAATTGCAAAAATGAAAAATGGAGTGTGTTTGGTAAACGCTTCCCGCGGTGGTGTGATTGATGAAAGCGATTTAATTGAAGCACTCAATTCAGGTAAGGTGGCACACGCGGCTTTAGATGTTTTTGAAAACGAACCTACACCCAGAAAAGATATTTTAACACATCCAAAAATTTCGCTCACTCCACACATTGGCGCAGCTACAGAGGAAGCACAAGAAAGAATCGGAATTGAATTGGCTGAAAAAATTATTGCGGGATTGAAGTGA
- a CDS encoding DUF1015 domain-containing protein, translating to MAIIKPFKALRPSRDKVHLVASRSFDTYSPAELSGKLKGNPYTFLHIIKPDYPSHTKGSEQDDNYLHLIKAHFNEFIEKEYLVADASPAFYLYQQFKNNQVYTGIIACAAIDDYFNGVIKIHEQTLTEKETRFKEYLEVCDFNAEPVCISYPDNAAINKVLDETLAERPEYDFSTRDEERHKLWLIDAPEKIKIIENEFSNMDAVYIADGHHRSASSALLGKSKREANKNYSGEEGFNYFMCVFFSEKQLHIYDFNRVVKDLNGLTTDAFITQLNEKFEVQKMGSDNYTASKLHNLSMYVEGNWYSLTAKSGTTHDNDPVGSLDASILSEHILNPILGIQDLKTDKRVRFVSGIKGMQKLKELVDEGKFKVAFGLYPVSMQQLKNIADNNCIMPPKTTWIEPKLRSGLVIYSLGK from the coding sequence ATGGCTATCATAAAACCTTTTAAAGCATTGCGGCCTTCGCGGGATAAGGTGCATTTGGTGGCTTCTCGCTCTTTTGACACTTACAGTCCGGCTGAGTTAAGCGGAAAATTAAAAGGTAATCCTTATACTTTTTTACACATTATTAAACCGGATTATCCTTCACATACCAAAGGCAGTGAGCAAGACGATAATTACCTTCATTTAATAAAAGCCCATTTTAATGAATTTATTGAAAAGGAATATTTAGTTGCAGACGCAAGCCCTGCTTTTTACCTCTATCAGCAGTTTAAAAACAATCAAGTGTATACCGGAATCATTGCCTGTGCAGCTATTGATGATTATTTTAACGGAGTAATAAAAATTCACGAACAAACCTTAACTGAAAAAGAAACAAGATTTAAAGAATACCTTGAAGTATGTGATTTTAATGCAGAACCTGTTTGTATCAGTTATCCGGATAACGCTGCCATTAATAAAGTCCTTGATGAAACGCTTGCAGAACGTCCCGAATACGATTTTAGCACCCGCGATGAGGAGCGGCATAAATTGTGGTTGATTGATGCACCTGAAAAAATAAAAATCATCGAAAATGAATTTTCTAACATGGATGCGGTATATATTGCCGATGGGCATCATCGATCCGCCTCCTCTGCCCTGCTTGGAAAATCAAAACGTGAAGCAAATAAAAACTATAGCGGTGAGGAAGGATTTAATTATTTTATGTGTGTGTTTTTTTCGGAAAAGCAATTGCACATTTATGATTTTAATCGTGTTGTTAAGGATTTGAATGGCTTAACCACAGATGCGTTTATTACGCAATTGAATGAAAAATTTGAAGTGCAAAAAATGGGCTCCGATAACTACACTGCTTCAAAATTACATAACCTAAGTATGTATGTGGAGGGCAATTGGTATTCCTTAACCGCTAAAAGCGGCACCACGCATGACAATGACCCGGTTGGAAGTTTGGATGCTTCCATCTTATCCGAACATATTTTAAACCCTATACTTGGCATTCAAGATTTAAAGACCGATAAACGCGTGCGTTTTGTTTCAGGTATAAAAGGCATGCAAAAATTAAAAGAATTAGTGGATGAAGGTAAATTTAAAGTTGCTTTCGGATTGTATCCGGTAAGTATGCAACAACTTAAAAATATTGCCGACAACAATTGCATCATGCCCCCAAAAACAACCTGGATAGAGCCCAAGCTGCGCAGTGGATTGGTAATTTATAGTTTAGGAAAATAA
- a CDS encoding T9SS type A sorting domain-containing protein — translation MKEMRSKTSLFYRILLFVLLFSQSINAQWTSRKSGTDKNLHAVNFTSAEVGYTVGDAGTILKTTNAGVCWSSQTSGVSNNLQSVIFTATTTGYAVGSNGLILKTNNGGKNWDIKYSGTGNFLSDVFFTDTLTGYSVGGNGTIIKTIDGGEHWISQAIDSENFYNSVYFSNANIGYIVGYEIILKTTNGGSNWSVLKSWHSWMPIFHGLFMNLTSVCFTDSIHGYITGYGYAYSINAQTILTDSFLLKTIDGGLNWTEQVSNGILYDMHFKDAESGYAAGTRGSIVKTMDSGSFWQSEPNGMANDLFSICYMDSNMACAVGKKGVILTSNAAGIPCMDESEVIFDWQIYPSPTNTSISFEVSALDENSSFVIYDMLGKELKRQTIDSKITRIDVSLWNTGIYFIKLVTTQLTDVRKFIKE, via the coding sequence ATGAAAGAGATGCGAAGTAAAACTTCATTATTTTATAGAATTCTATTGTTTGTGTTACTTTTTTCCCAGTCCATAAACGCGCAATGGACTAGTCGAAAAAGTGGTACTGATAAAAATTTGCATGCGGTAAATTTCACAAGTGCTGAGGTTGGTTATACTGTGGGAGATGCGGGCACCATATTAAAAACAACTAATGCAGGAGTATGCTGGTCCAGTCAAACAAGTGGAGTAAGCAACAATTTGCAATCGGTAATTTTTACTGCAACTACCACAGGTTATGCAGTTGGTTCAAATGGGCTTATTCTTAAAACTAATAATGGAGGAAAGAATTGGGATATAAAATATAGTGGAACCGGTAATTTTTTGTCGGATGTATTTTTTACCGATACATTAACCGGATATAGTGTCGGAGGCAATGGAACAATTATAAAGACAATTGATGGAGGGGAGCATTGGATAAGCCAAGCGATTGACTCTGAGAATTTTTATAATTCAGTTTATTTTAGCAATGCAAACATTGGGTATATTGTTGGGTATGAGATCATATTAAAAACTACGAATGGTGGATCAAATTGGTCTGTTTTAAAAAGTTGGCATAGCTGGATGCCTATATTTCATGGCCTTTTTATGAACTTGACTTCTGTATGCTTTACCGATTCAATTCATGGTTACATTACAGGTTATGGATATGCGTATTCTATAAATGCTCAAACCATTTTAACGGATAGTTTTTTATTAAAAACAATCGATGGCGGACTAAACTGGACCGAGCAAGTAAGCAATGGAATATTATATGATATGCACTTTAAGGATGCTGAAAGTGGCTATGCTGCCGGAACCAGGGGGTCAATTGTAAAAACGATGGATTCCGGGAGTTTCTGGCAATCAGAACCCAATGGCATGGCCAACGATTTATTTTCAATTTGCTACATGGATTCAAACATGGCGTGTGCAGTTGGCAAGAAGGGTGTAATTTTAACTAGCAATGCTGCCGGTATACCTTGCATGGATGAAAGTGAAGTAATTTTTGATTGGCAGATTTATCCGAGTCCAACAAACACCAGCATTTCGTTTGAAGTTAGTGCATTGGATGAGAACAGTAGTTTTGTAATTTATGATATGCTAGGAAAGGAATTAAAAAGACAGACCATAGATAGTAAAATTACGCGTATTGATGTCAGTCTTTGGAATACGGGTATTTATTTTATTAAACTGGTAACAACCCAATTAACGGATGTTAGAAAGTTTATAAAGGAATAG
- a CDS encoding YggS family pyridoxal phosphate-dependent enzyme — protein sequence MSIQLNLSKIKSELPPQVTLVAVTKTHPIEKLMEVYTAGHKIFGENKVQEMCDKQGLLPADIEWHLIGHLQTNKVKFIAPFVKLIHSVDSLKLLVEIDKQAQKNNRIIDCLLQIYIANEDTKFGLDFKEAEALLNSKELFALQNIKIVGLMGMASFTEDSAQVRNEFNSLKVFFDAIKSIDSPQIDLHILSMGMSGDYKMAIEEGSTMVRVGSAIFGSR from the coding sequence ATGTCCATTCAACTCAATCTTTCCAAAATAAAATCCGAGCTTCCTCCACAAGTTACCTTGGTAGCTGTAACTAAAACCCATCCCATCGAAAAGTTGATGGAAGTATACACTGCCGGTCATAAAATTTTTGGCGAGAACAAAGTGCAGGAGATGTGCGATAAGCAAGGGCTGTTACCAGCTGATATTGAATGGCATTTAATAGGTCATTTGCAAACAAACAAAGTAAAATTTATTGCACCCTTTGTAAAATTAATTCACTCAGTTGATAGTCTTAAACTACTTGTTGAAATTGACAAACAAGCCCAAAAAAACAATCGAATAATCGACTGCTTGCTTCAAATTTATATTGCAAATGAAGACACTAAATTTGGTTTAGATTTTAAGGAAGCGGAAGCACTTTTAAATAGCAAGGAGCTATTTGCTTTACAAAACATAAAAATTGTGGGGCTCATGGGAATGGCTTCTTTTACAGAGGATTCAGCTCAAGTAAGAAACGAGTTTAATTCCTTAAAAGTTTTTTTCGATGCAATCAAATCTATCGACAGCCCACAAATAGACCTGCATATCCTGAGTATGGGAATGAGTGGTGATTATAAAATGGCAATTGAAGAAGGAAGTACAATGGTACGCGTTGGAAGTGCTATTTTTGGAAGCCGCTAA